The Cloacibacterium caeni region CCTTTGGTTAGGGATTTTCTTAGGTTCTACAGCCACCATCGGTAAGTTTTTTGGACTGGATTTAGATATTCGTCACATAACTTTCGCGGCAGGAAATTTTGCATTAGGATTATACGGAAAAGAATTTTCCATCGATACCCAAACGTTTATTATTGCTTTTGTCACGGTATTTTTGATTGGATTCTTAAACTTTATAGTAAGCTTTGGATTGTCGATGGTTTTAGCATTCCGTTCTAGAAAAGTGAACTTTGGTGAGGTGAGAAACCTTAACCGAAGCATCATTAAATATTTCTTTAAAAATCCGCTGATTTTCTTTTTCCCAATTCGTTCTGTGTTAGACGAAAGAGCCAAAAAATTAATTTCAGACACTACAAAACATACACATCCATAAATTGGTCTTCGCCAAATTCTTCTTGAAATTTCTTGAGGAAAAATGACTTTTTCATTCTAAAATCATTTCTGAAAAGTGGAGATTTTATTCTGATTTCTAGAATTTTTTCATTCAGATTTACACTTTCTATTTCTTTGAAAAATGCTTCGTCTAAATAGTTTTTTAGAAAATCCTTGACTTGTAAAGCCAATAATTTATCCTCAAAACCATACAACTTGGCAAAACTTTTCACCAATTCAGAACTTTGATATTCTCTTTTCTTTTTCATGTATTTGCGAGCGCAGCGAAGCAATTTGTTTTTATTTTCCCACAGATTTCACAAATTTTTATCAGCAAAATTAGCTCAATCAGTGCGAAATTTTATTTTTTAATATGTTTTTCAATTTCCAAAAAAGCAAAATTTACAGCTTCTTTTTCAGTTCTAAAATAGTGTAAGTTTTCTTTATTTCCTCTTTCATAGTTAAACCAAACATATAAACTTCCAAATTTTTCCAAACCAAAGCCTTCATTTCCATATTTTCCGAAATTGCCAATTAAGTAAAAATCTAATTCAGGATAATTAATTTTTAGATAATTTTCAAGTTTTATTATAGTCTTCATATTACTTGGCTCTTTTTACTTTTTACTTGGCTCTTAAATCTGAAAGATTTTCGATTCTTCATTAATTCTTTTCACCACAGATTCTGTACGTTCTCTATGCGTGTCTGTAATGAATATCTGTCCGAAATTCTGTTGGTTCACCAATTCTATCAACTGAGAAACTCTATTGTCATCTAATTTATCAAAAATGTCATCCAAAAGTAGAATAGGATTTTTATTCGTGATGTCTTTAATTCTTTTGATTTGAGCCAATTTCAGAGCGATGAGGAAAGATTTTTGTTGACCTTGACTTCCGAATTTTTTAATCAAATTTCCGTTCATTTCGAAGCGCAAATCATCCTTATGAATTCCTCGTGAAGTATAAGTAAGAACTCTGTCTTTTTCGAGGTTTTCGCTTAAGATTTCTTCGAAATTTTGTTCATTCAAATTACTTTCATAAATAACAGTAACTTTTTCATTTCCTTTTGAAATAATCTCATAGAAATGTTGAATTGTTGGCAAAATAGACGCTACAAATCGTTGTCTTTTTTCAAAAATTTGAGTTCCAAATTTGGTCAAAGGTTCGTTGTATATTTCAAGCGAATCAAGGTCGAAAGTTCTGTTTTTAGCAAAATATTTGAGCAAAGCATTTCTTTGTTGAAGCGTTTTTTGGTATTGAATCAAAGCAAAAAGATAATCAGAATCGGTCTGCGAAATCATGGCATCTAGAAACTTTCTTCTGCTTTCGCTGCCATCAGAAATGAGGTTCGAATCGTAAGGAGAAATCATCACACTTGGCAAAAAACCAATGTGGTCGGCGATTCTTTCGTAGGTTTTATCATTTTTTTTAATGATTTTTTTACCTTCTTTGGGCAATTGCACTTTGATGATGTCGTTTTTTTCTTCTCCTTGAATTTCTGCTTCTATCGCAAAAAAATCACTGTCGTGTAAAATGTTTTGAGCATCAAGATTTCCCAGAAAACTTTTTGCCATCGAAAGATAATGAAGCGCATCTAGAATATTGGTTTTTCCAGCGCCGTTATTTCCCACGAAACAATTGATTTCTGGCGAAAAATCGAATGATTTTTCACTGTGATTTTTGAAATTGAATATTTTCAGATTTTTGATGATCATGTAGCAAAATTACTTCAATAAAACGAGAATTAAAAACGGCATTGCGCTTAAACTCTCCATTAAAAAAGAATAATACCAATCTGCACGTTTTTGATGAGAAAAATAAACCAAAATAGCCGCTAAAATTGCATTGATAGAAAAAGCCAAAGCATAATCCAGTTTCAAAAATTTTATCGCCAGAACTGAACTGATAAAAAGAAATAGATAACTTAAATATTTTGTGTTTTGAATGCCAATTTTCATAGGCAAAGTTGTAAAATCATCTCGTTTTAAATCTCTAATTTCGAATGGAAAAGTAATGGCAGAAGTATAGAAGAAAATAATAAAAAACCACGCCCAATTCATTTCTTTCAGAGGAAACCAAACCAAACTCAGCGCCCAAATAAATCCCACATAAAAAGTTTTGACCAAAGAAAATTGTCGAAGATTAATGTTCAAAAAATCTGCGTTGTAAATAAAACCAAGAATTAAAACAATCAGCCATTTCAAGTAAAAATTCAGGTCAAAATATTTCAAAAGAATGGAACTGATAAGAACAAATCCTAAAATATTCCAAATTTTTGCAAATTTTCTTTTGTGATAAACGGTGAAAAAATATCCGTTCCAAAACGTAAGGAAAAGGACGAATGCTAAAGTATTTTGGTAAGATTCTTGCTCTTGCAAGATGAAAACGCCTAATAGCGTTGCGCACAGAGAAACATAAATCTGCGATTTTAGTAGAATATTTTTTAGTAAATTTATAACGTTCATTAAGCAAATATAAAAACACTTTGTCATTCTGAATGAAGCAAAGCGAAATGAAGAATCTATTTTTTGATTTTTCGTGACATTTTATTCTAATGCAATAAAAATCTTTTTTGATTATGAAAAAACTAACCCAAATCTTCATTTTACTATTCCTCATTTGGAATATTACTCCTATGAAAGCTCAAAAATACTATGACCAACAATGGAAGAAAATTTCTGAAAATTATAAGAAAGGAACTTATAAATCTAATCTTCCGCTCATTTTAGACATTCAGAAACGTGCAATTTCAGAAGACAACGCGATTCAATTGATTAAATCTTTGAAAGCGGAATTAAGTGTGATAGACCTTACCGAAGATGATACTCAAAATGATACTGCTTCTCAATTTTTCAAAAAATTACAATCTTTTGACCAAAAATTAAAAGGCGAACAAAAATTGGTTTTTCAAGTATTGTTGGGAGACTTTTTTCAAGATTATTACGATGAAAATCAATGGAAAATTAACCAAAAAACGAATGTAAACACTGGCGAAAAACAAGATTTTTCTCAAATCGAAACATGGAGCAAATTAGATTTTAAAAATTATTTTGCCCAACATTTTTCTGAAATTTCAAAACAAGATGCAGCGTTACAAAAAATCACCATTTCAAAATATGCAGAGATTTTTGATGAAGTAGAAGATATCGTTTATTTTCCTAGCTTCTTTGATTATAAATCAATGCAATATGTTGATTATCTTCAAAGTAATTATTATTTTACTAAAAATGAACTGAAAGAAAATCAGCCTAAAATTTTAGGAATTTATGATGCGTTGATTGCTAAAAATTCAGGAAATGCGCAATTGTACTTCAAGCATCAAAAACTGAATGATGAATGTGCTTTTACCAACTGTAAAAACAAGCAAGAACATTTAATTTCTCTTTATAATTCTGCAACAGAAGGCGATTATAAAGTTTTAATCGCTCAAGAAATTATTTCCAGTCTTCAAGGAGAACAAAAATTTGATGAAGCGCTTTCTTGGATTGAAAAAGTGAAAAAAGCCTATCCAAAATCCAAATTTTTAGAAAACATCAAAAATCAGGAAAATCAAATCAAACAGCCTTTTGTCAATATAAAATTTGAAACGTCCACTTTGCCGAATCAACCGATTCATTTGATTGCAGAATACAAAAATACTTCACAGTTCTCTCTCAATATCTATGAAGTGAAATCTGATTATCAAGGCTTTTTGAAGTATATTTATAATTCTTGGAACAAAGATTATTTTTCTCAACTCAAGAAAACTTTGGTAAAAAAAGAAACTTTTCCTTTGAAAAATTTCAAAGATTACACTTCTCATAAAACTTCGCTGGAAATTGCGCCACTTCCTTCGGGAATTTACGTGGGAGAATATTTGGTAGATGGGAATGTTCAAGACCATTTTTACTTTATTGCCGCTAATTCTAGAATTATTTTTAAGAATAAATCAGACCAACAAATTTTCGAAAACGAATTGCAATTGGTACTCAGAAATAATGGGAAAATTTTACCAAAAGAAAACTTAGAGTTTTATGAATATGTTGCTCAACAAAATATAGAAAAATCTGCGGGAGTTACAGATGCTAAAGCTGGTTTCAAAATTCCAGAAAATGATAAAAAACGCTATTATCGCTATGTTTTGGTGCGTCAACCTTCTACCAATGATGTGAATCTTTTGCAAGTCTATGGCAATCAGTATGATACTTCTTTTAACACTAGAAATGAAGTAGAACAAGCGCAAATTTTCTTAGATAGAGCAATTTACAGACCTGGACAAACCGTTTATTTTAAAGTGATTGGAACCGCTTTTAGCAGTGAAACCAACAAAGAAAAAGTAACGCCAAAAGTGAAGTTGAATATCACTTTGAAAGATACAAATGGCGAGGAAATTTCTACGCAAACATTGACTACTAATGAATTTGGTTCTGTGAACGGAAGTTTTACGCTTCCACAAGGAAAACTGAACGGACAATTTTCTATAGAAGTTGATAATGACGATGATGAAGTCACAGATTATGTGATGGACGGCTATAAAAGTTTCCGAGTGGAGGATTATAAACGTCCGAAATTTGAAGTAAGTTTTGAACCGGTAAAACAAGAATATCAGTACGGACAAACCATTGAATTGCAAGGAAAAGCCATGATGTTTTCGGGAGTTCCGCTCAATAATGCTACCGTAAATTATGAAATCAAAAAACAGAATATTCGTTGGAGATATTTCTGGTGGTATCCTCGTGGAAATGATAACGAGAACTCAATTCTTGGCGAAGTAAAAACCAATGAAAAAGGTGAATTTACCATAAAAATTGACCTTAAAAAAGATGAAACTTTAGAAGGAATTCAGATTGATAATTATCAAATCAATGCTTCTGTTACCGATATTAACGGAGAAACGCAATCTGACCAAACCAATCTGAAAGTGGCTTCGGTTTCGCATTATATTTCACTTTCAGAAGCGAACACTTCGACTCCGCTCAGTGTGACAGATTATTTTACGGATGAAAATATAAAATTTAAAGTTGAAACTAAAAATTACAACGACCAGATTTTAAAGAAAAGTTACACCGCAAAATTGTCAAAATTATCACCTCAAGAAAGAGTTTTTAGAACCAATTTTGAGAGTGAAATTCAGAATGCCCCTTTCTTTAGTAAAGAAGTTTTTGTGCAAAAATTCCCACATGATTATTTTGATAAATCGGAGAAAGAAAATAGAATAGAAAAAGTAATTTTTGAAAAAACTCCAGATTCTAAAATTATTAGAATGACAAGTGTTAATTCTGAACTAATTAATCAGCAAGGAACTGCAACTGACTTTGAAATAGGGAAATTATCAGCAGGAAAATACAAACTAGAGCTTTTCAACATCGAAGGAAAAGATACCATCAAAACGGAGAAAATTTTTGAAGTTTTTGATAAAGCTAAACTTTCTGAAAATCAAAAGCCTTTCTTAAAAGTAATTCCTGAAAAATCTGAATACAATAGAACTGAAAAGGCTAAATTCTACGTTTATTCAGCCATTCCAGATGCTTTGGTCAATGTATATGTTCAAAACGGTGATGGGAAAACACAGTTTGAGCAATTGCCGATTAAAAACGGAATTTTAGTTTACGAAGTTCCACTTCCGAAAGATGAAAGCATAGAAAATCTGAATGTTCAGTTTCAAATGATTGCTTTCAATGATGTGCAAACTGTTTCGCAAGATGTGAAAATTTCTTCGGATAAAAAGCCTTTGAAAATAGAATTGGTAACATTTAGAGATAAATTACAACCGAATTCCAAAGAAAAATGGAGTGTGAAAATTTCTGGTAGTTCGACTTCGCTCACCGACCAGATTACTGCCGAAGTTCTAGCGAATATGTATGATAAATCTTTAGACCAATTTGCGGTAAATACTTATTCTTGGCAAAGTCTTTACAGCAAACCTTATTGGATTTCTCAATACGGAATTAATGAAAATTTAGACCAAAAATATTACAGTAAAAGACTGAAATATTTTAATAATTTCGGCGTGAATAGACCGGATTTTGATTGGTTTGATGGAGGAATTACTTACCAATTAAGAGGAAGAGCTAATGGCCTTATTATTACTGAAAGTGCAGTTCCTTCCGCAAATGTCAAAATTAGAGGAATGGCTTCAATGAAGGCAGAAGCTGTAACAGATTCCGTAAAAACTAAGAATATTGAAGAAGTAGTAACAGTAGCATATGGAAGGAAAAAAGAAAATTTAGAAAAAATTCCAGTTCGTCAAAATCTCAACGAAACTGCATTTTTCTATCCTAATTTAATGACAGACAAAGACGGAAATGTATCGTTTGAATTTACATCTCCAGAAGCACTTACACAATGGAAATTGATGTTTCTAGCACATACCAAAAATGCACAAGTTGCCACTTTAGAAAAAACGGTGGTTACACAAAAAGAATTTTCGGTAACACCTAATTATCCTAGATTTTTGAGAGAAGGCGATGAATTGGTTTTCAAATCTAAATTGAGCAATTTAACGACTCAACAACTCAAAGGTTTTGCGAAATTGCAAATATTAGACGCTTTCACCAATGAAGATATTACTGAAAAATTTGGAATTAACCAGTTAAATGCAGCTGCTGGTTACAACGTAGAACAATCATTTACACTCAATGCAAATGGAAGCACAACCGTTCAATGGAATGTAAAAGTTCCGAATGGTGTTTCTTCTATTATCATTAAAAACGTAGCCACTTCGACTTCGCTCAGTGGACAAGGAAAATTTTCTGATGGTGAACAAAAAGCAATCGCAGTTTTGCCAAATAGAATGTTGGTAACAGATGCAGTTCCGGTTTTTGTGAAAGAAGGACAGACCAAAACATTTGTTTTACAAAATTTGAAAAATAATCAATCTAAAACAGCGACAAATGTATCCAATACTTTAGAATTGACGACCAATCCAATTTGGGAAGTGATTTTTGCGTTGCCAAGTCTTAAAAATGACAATAATCTTTCTGCGGATGTGGTTTTCAATAAATGGTTTGCAGATGTTTTGGCGTCTGAAATTTTCAAAGCCAATCCAAAACTGAAAACCGTTTTTGATGAATATCAATCTAAAGGTTTACTCAATTCAAATTTGGAGAAAAATCAAGAGTTGAAACAATTATTGTTGGAAGAAACACCTTGGGTTTTAGATGCTAAAAACGAAACCGAACAAATGGCGAAATTGGCAAGATTGTTCGATGCGAATAATATGCGAAATTCCATCAACGACGATTGGAGCGAACTGAAAAAATTGCAAAATCCTGATGGCGGTTTTTCTTGGTATGCCGGTTACCCAAGTTCATACTATAATTCATTGTATATTTTGAAAAATTTAGGCAGAATTAATGAATGGTTGAAAGGAAATTTAGCAGATTATCAATCTTCTGAACAAAAAGAAATGGTTTCTCAATTGGTGAAATATGTGGACAATGAAGTAAGCAGATATTTCGATGTAAAGGCGGTTGCTGAGCGTAGTCGAAGCAATGTTTGGAGTAATTATGCGTTGGATTATCTGGACACTCGTCATTATTGGGAAAAAGAATATCCGTTAAAAGGTGATGGCAAGAAAATGAAAGATTTAGTGATTTCAAAAGCGAAAACTGCAAAAATAACCGACTTCACTTTCTTTGGTTTACATAGAGCAGCATTACTTTTTGATGCGTACAATTTGAAAGATGTTTCTAAAAAATTAATGACTTATCTGAAAGAAACTTCTGTACAAAGCGAAACACAAGGCGTTTATTGGAAACAAAATCTCAACGATTGGGGTTGGTATTCTTCTAAAACTGTAAATCACGCTGGTGCTTTGGAAGCGTTTAATAAATTAACTACTGACCAAAATTTTGTAGAAGAAATGAAAATTTGGCTCATCACACAGAAAGAAGTTTCCAATTGGGATACTTCCAGAAGTACAGCAGAAGTGATTTACACGATTCTCAATTCTGGAAAATCTTGGACTTCAGCGGAAAGCGATAAAGCCACCATCATTTGGGGCGGAAAAGAACTTACCAATCCTGATACAAAAGCAACGGGTTATGTGAAATCAGCAGTGAATTCAGATAAAATAGATAAAAATTTAGCCACAGTAACCATTACAAAACCAGGAGCTGGAATTGTTCAAGGTGGTTTATTCTGGCAATATTATGAGGATTTAGATAAAATTAAATCTTCGGAAACTTATATTTCTATTACCAAAGAATTGTACAAAAAAGTGAAAACGGTAAACGGTGAAGAATTGCAGAAAATTACAGAAAATGCTCCTCTTAAAATTGGGGATAAAGTTACGGTCAGAATGATTCTGAACACCGATAGAAACATGGAATTTATTCATCTGAAAGATATGAGAGCGGCAGGTTTTGAACCAGTTGACGTACTTTCTGGCTATCAATGGAAGAATAATTTGGGTTATTATCAAGTCACCAAAGATGCTTCCACTAATTTCTACATCGAATACATGCCGAAAGGAAAATACGTTTTTGAGTATGATTATATTTGTAATGTAGCAGGAACGTTCAGCAACGGAATTACAACGATGCAGAACTATTATGCTCCGCAAATGAACGCTCATACACAAGGAACGCAAGTTTCTATTTCAGAATAATTTTTTGAAATAAGAAACATAAGTAGAGTCGGGATTTAGCCCGACTTTTTCCTTCAAGGATTTACAGAAATAATGCTTTTCAAAATTTTTAGTTAAAACTTTCTGTATTTGTTTTTATGAGAAAATATAATTTTTTACCTTTGAAAAAAAGCCGGGAATGCTCAATATTATAGATTTAGAAACTCAGTTTTCAAAGCAAAAAATTAATAAAGCTAAAAAACTTTCTTTACGAGAGATTGAAGAAGATAAAAAAAACCATTTCATTTGTTTTGTAGATGAAGGTGAAGAAAGCTATGATGCACAAATTTCTATCAGCGAAAAATTAGAAATCATAGATTCTTCTTGTGATTGTTCAGAGAAAGGTTTTTGCAATCATTTATTAGCTTTGGCAATTCATATTTTTGAAATAAAGAATAATAAACCAACCAAAAAATCAAAATTAAAAGCAAAAAAAATTTCGGAAGCAGAATTAGCAATAGAAAATCTAAATTCTGAAGAAATTAAAGGGTGGATTTTAGAATTTTTCAAAAAAAATAAAGAGGCAGAAATTCAATTTTTATTAGAATTTGGAGAAAAAAAGACTGATTTTTCTGATCATGAAATCAAGAGTATTATTGACAAAAGCATACAATCTGTAGTAGGAAAAAAGAAAAATATTACCGCACCAGAAATTAAAAAAATAGTAGATATTCTCACGAAAAGTTTGGAGCCTGTAGAAGAATTTATGTGGCAGAATATTACAAAAAATATTGCTTTGGAAACATACAATCTCATCTGTGATCATTTATTGAGTTTTCAGATGAATATTTATACTACCAGCAATAGAATTGAGAGTTTTATAGATAAATTTAGAACGAAATTTGCCATCAATTTCAATCAAATAAAAGACCAATCGGTATGGGAAATATTGGCACAGGAATATTGGAATTATTATTTGAAAGGCACAGGAAGTATTCCGTATACTTTATACCATTTGTTGTTTGATATTTATAAATATGCAGATATTCCTCAGAAAAAATTTATAGCAAAATTAGTAAAAGAGAAAATCGATATTTGGATTAAAAATGATGTGGGATTACGAACGGAACTTCGAGAACATTTGTTGGATATTATGATAGAGAATGAGATGTTTTTTTCTGTAAAATCCTATTTTCCTATTGCTTTTTACAAAAATTCTTATAATATTAAAATTTTAAATGAATTATTGAAATTTGATAAAAATCTAGTCGAAAAATATTGTAATGAGATTATCAACAGAAATTCTAATGAAAAATACAATTATCCTTACTACGAAATTTTAGAAAAATTGTATCTTGAAAATAATGATTTAGGAAAGTTAGCAATTATTAAAAAATTAAAATTTCAAGGGAACCCTACTTTAGAAGATTATATTTTTATTGAGCAAAATGAAATAGATAATGGAGAATTTAAAAAATTCAGAACCAAGATTTTAGCAAATTTGCGTAGAGGTTTTTACCAATATCCCGAAAATGCAGAAATATATTTTCAGATTTTAGAATACGAAAAAAACTATACTAAAATGCTAGATGTGATAGATGAAAACCTTCCTACATTCGTTATTAATCAATACTCTGAAAAACTTTATTTAATTGATAAAGAAAAATTTTTAGTTAAGGTAAGTCGAAGATCTAGTTGGAATTCTGTAGGAAGTGAAGATGAAAAATTGGCAGATTTTTTAGTTTCAAAATACGATAATGCTCATCTAAAATCATATTTTAGTAAAAATTCATTTGGATTTGGTAGCTATGGCTTTTCTTCTTTGGTTTTAAAAAAATTGAAATAAAAATTGAAAATGAAACATCAATAGAGTCGGGCTTTAGCCCAACTTTTTTAGTTGAAAATTTCAAGGCTTTAGCCAAAACATAAATCTATATCTCTCCCACAAATTTTTTGTGGGCGATTTTATTTTTTGACAAATGTCAAAGGAATATTTTTTCAATCGTCGCAACTTTGCATCTGTAAACAAACATTAAAAATGAAAAACTATAAAACATTAATTTTTACAGCAATGATGGGCTTTCCTTTGTCCTTCTCTGCGCAAACAGCTCCTTCACTCAAGGAATTGGTAGACGCAGCGATGAGTAAAGATGCTGCCATAGAACAACAAAACTTAGAGTCTAAAGCAAATGGATTAGACCAACAAAAATTAAAAGACATTTTCTTACCCAAAGTTGAAATTTCAGGAAAAGGAGAATATTTAAATGCTACGGCAAAATTCCTTTCACCAGAAATTGCCATTCCTGCGATTAAACCTATTTTTCCGGGTGCGGTTTTTCCAGAAGGAACTTTTAACAATAATTTTACTTTGTCAGGTTTTGATGCAGCCGCAAAAGTTGAAGCAAAAGCGCTTCTTTATTCTGGCGGAAAAGTAAAATATCTGAAACAAGCTTTGACCGAGAAAAATAATGCGACTCAAGCTTTACAAGTCAAAAATCAAGACGAAGTCATTACTCAAATTTCTAAAGCGTATGATCAATTTGCACTTGTAATAGAATCTAAAAAAGTTTTAGATGAAAGCAAAAAACGTCTCGATGCCAATAAAAAAACAGCAGAAAAAGCTTTAGGTTATGGCTTAATCACTCCTTATGATTACAAAAAAATAGAATTGGCACAAGCTACTTTGGATTCTAAAATGGTAGAATACGAAGGCAAAAAGGAGTTGCTGATTACGCAGTTAAATGTTTTAACGGGAATTGAAAAAGAGAGAATTGCTCTCATTCATCCTGATTTAGAAAAAATAGATTATTTGCTTACCAATGAAACCATCGAAAATAGAGCAGAATTGAAAGCTTTGGATTTCGGGATTAAAGCCATTGATGCCAAAATAAAAGCAGAAAAAACCTGGTGGATTCCGAAAGTTCAGGCTTCTACATCGCTTTCTTATATGGGATTTTACAACACCAATCTTTCTTCATCTAAAGAATTAATGCCGGGAACTGGCGCAAAGTTAGATTATGATTTGACTAATCTTAATTTATTGCCCATTTTTCAAGCGGGAATTGGTTTTAAATGGGATGTTTTTGATGGTAATGAAGGAAAGCATGAAGTAGAAAAAGCAAAAATAGAAAGAGAGATTTTAGAAAGTAAAAAATCTGATACCGAAAGAAAATTACAACTCAATTTAGCCAATAATCAAACCAATTATAACATCGCAAATGCCCAAGTTGATCTAAAAGCGACGGCGAAACAAATTGCTAAAAATGCATTGACACAAGCCGAAAAAGAATTCAGATATGGTTTGATTAAAGCGACGCAATTGATTGAAGCGGAAAACGATTTGGAAGTTGCAGAATTAGATTATCAAACCGCTATCTTCAACCAAAGAAGGGCAGCGATTGAACTGATGAAGTCCACTCAAAATTTAAACTTAGAAAAACTATAAAACGATAAACATTAATCAATTAAATATTTTAATCCAATGAAAAACTATATTGTAATATCTTTATTTTTAGTAACCTTACTTTCTCTCGGAGCTTGTAAAAATGAAACTCCACAAAAATTAACCGAAGGAAAAACCAAAAAAGAAATTGTTTCTTTTGCGCCAAAAGTTACAGGTAGAATTTTAAAAATTTATGTAGAAGAAGGACAAACTGTAAAAGCAGGAGATACGCTCGCAATGTTAGACGTTCCAGAAGTTTCTGCGAAAATTGCTCAAGCAAAAGGAGCAACTGCCGCTGCCGCCGCACAAGCACAAATGGCAAAAAATGGAGCAACTGCAGATCAACTTCGTCAGTTACGAGCCAAACAAAAGGGTTTAGCGGAACAATATCAGTACGCTCAAAAATCCTTTAGAAGAGCGCAAAATATGTACAAAGACAGTCTGCTTTCTCCACAAAATTATGATGAGGCTTTCGCAAAATTACAAGCCGCAAAAGCTCAATATGAAGCTGCAAACGCAGAATTGCGCGATGTGGAAATCGGTACAAGATTAGAAAAAATAGAAATGGCGATAGGTCAAGAAAATCAAGCGAGAGGTGTTCTTCAGGAAGCTAATGTTGCCTATTCTGAAAGATATATTATCGCAACCAATGATATGGAAATTGAAACTATTTCTCTAAATGTAGGCGAATTGGCAACTGCTGGTTATGCACTTTTCAACGGTTATATTCCGAATTCGACTTATTTCCGTTTTACCATTCCAGAAAGTAAAATTTCTAAATATCAAAAAGGAATGACCGTGAATATGAAATCTACATACGGAAATCAAGAGTTTTCAGGGAAAATAGTTTCTATCAAGCAATTGACAAAATATGCAGATATTACCACTGCTTTCCCAGATTATCAACCAGATGATGCGGTTTACGAAATTAAAGTAATTCCTACAGATAGAGCAAAAGTGAATAATATTTTGGTGAATTCTAGCGTAACTTTAAAATAATCTTAACTAAAAACCGCAAAAGCTCCAAAAGAAATGTT contains the following coding sequences:
- a CDS encoding HlyD family secretion protein; translation: MKNYIVISLFLVTLLSLGACKNETPQKLTEGKTKKEIVSFAPKVTGRILKIYVEEGQTVKAGDTLAMLDVPEVSAKIAQAKGATAAAAAQAQMAKNGATADQLRQLRAKQKGLAEQYQYAQKSFRRAQNMYKDSLLSPQNYDEAFAKLQAAKAQYEAANAELRDVEIGTRLEKIEMAIGQENQARGVLQEANVAYSERYIIATNDMEIETISLNVGELATAGYALFNGYIPNSTYFRFTIPESKISKYQKGMTVNMKSTYGNQEFSGKIVSIKQLTKYADITTAFPDYQPDDAVYEIKVIPTDRAKVNNILVNSSVTLK
- a CDS encoding TolC family protein, giving the protein MKNYKTLIFTAMMGFPLSFSAQTAPSLKELVDAAMSKDAAIEQQNLESKANGLDQQKLKDIFLPKVEISGKGEYLNATAKFLSPEIAIPAIKPIFPGAVFPEGTFNNNFTLSGFDAAAKVEAKALLYSGGKVKYLKQALTEKNNATQALQVKNQDEVITQISKAYDQFALVIESKKVLDESKKRLDANKKTAEKALGYGLITPYDYKKIELAQATLDSKMVEYEGKKELLITQLNVLTGIEKERIALIHPDLEKIDYLLTNETIENRAELKALDFGIKAIDAKIKAEKTWWIPKVQASTSLSYMGFYNTNLSSSKELMPGTGAKLDYDLTNLNLLPIFQAGIGFKWDVFDGNEGKHEVEKAKIEREILESKKSDTERKLQLNLANNQTNYNIANAQVDLKATAKQIAKNALTQAEKEFRYGLIKATQLIEAENDLEVAELDYQTAIFNQRRAAIELMKSTQNLNLEKL